A DNA window from Legionella sp. MW5194 contains the following coding sequences:
- the mutH gene encoding DNA mismatch repair endonuclease MutH, translated as MRPYSLNSSPASETELLQRCETIEGLNFAQLAAELSLTIPEQAARRKGWAGMAIEQALGTTAGCQPVPDFKNLGIELKTIPINHQRTPAESTFVTSIPLMTIHQQQWLNSQCYEKLKRVLWIPLEGDNRIPFEQRRIGRALLWSPDTEEEAILASDWHELTTMIATGRLEEIDATFGHYLQVRPKAANTRSLCYGFDGEGNKILTLPRGFYLRTAFTRRLFHLS; from the coding sequence ATGAGGCCTTATTCATTAAATAGCAGCCCGGCCAGCGAAACTGAATTACTGCAACGCTGCGAAACCATTGAGGGGTTGAATTTTGCCCAGCTTGCGGCGGAATTATCCCTGACCATCCCTGAACAGGCCGCACGGCGTAAGGGATGGGCGGGCATGGCCATTGAGCAGGCATTAGGTACCACGGCCGGTTGTCAACCGGTACCTGATTTTAAAAACCTTGGCATAGAACTCAAAACCATCCCGATAAACCATCAACGTACGCCCGCAGAATCCACGTTTGTCACCAGCATTCCGTTAATGACCATTCATCAGCAGCAATGGCTTAACTCCCAATGTTATGAGAAATTAAAACGCGTCTTGTGGATACCGCTTGAAGGGGATAATCGTATTCCTTTTGAGCAACGACGGATTGGGCGTGCGCTACTGTGGTCGCCTGATACTGAAGAAGAAGCCATACTCGCCTCGGATTGGCATGAGTTGACCACCATGATTGCCACAGGCCGGCTGGAAGAGATTGATGCAACCTTCGGTCATTACCTGCAGGTCCGTCCCAAAGCGGCCAACACCCGTTCATTGTGTTATGGATTTGACGGTGAGGGCAATAAAATTCTGACGCTGCCCCGCGGTTTTTACTTACGTACAGCCTTTACCCGGCGATTGTTCCATTTGTCTTAG
- a CDS encoding cadherin-like domain-containing protein — MTIITGTNGADVIEGGAANDLLLGGNGNDTLNGGSGSDLLDGGNGNDLLDGGSGSDILSGGNGNDTLLGGAGNDLLDGGNGNDTLNGGDGTDILNGGNGNDILDGGAGSDLLSGGNGNDTFTYHVENNLNALDVYIGGNGNDTLIIEGTSDFFARADVQQALAAFQAACDNLLFNFATYVEGWNLIVNTIENVILKVVAPLNVAPVANGDLVNAVEDTPLAIPVANLLGNDTDGNNDALTVQSVGNAAHGTVMLNDGVITYTPNSNYNGSDSFTYTISDGRGGISQATVTVTVAAVNDAPTGEVVIAGDAIENQTLTADATAIDDIDGLGAVTYQWKADGETIDGATGSTYTLTDADVGKVITVAVSYTDGGGTQETVVSAATDPVLSDNVAPVAIDDVIDGNEDTPLVLAAGVLLANDTDANNDALTIQSVGNATNGTVTLDNNGNIVFTPAANYNGPASFTYVVADGDGATSEAVVHINVAAVNDAPTGDVTIQGTPQEGQVLTANANLTDVEGLGAFNYQWFANGNVISGANGSTYTLTEGDIGKTITATVSYTDGAGTQETVQSQATGPVASLFDVDTDTATAVRLENDQVFVNDVLQTGVDSIRTSDFDDVLVVKDVINGLVVNLAGEVNADAIDLRGITGVTYTASTDVISKDTDSMTVHDVENFLIGDRGNSFVIDQGGNYTFLFDQSIPSSITGTNPQPSTTIQMIEGTGATNVGLFVYNSAGLPATANDIQKINLQMQFNNAGPNIDNVATLDFQNGAYAFNATAIEYGLIAALIALAAIAALQNLGIPQSTFSQQSFGDVKLSLTSSGLDTTQDSVTAKLTGLREVVVPVGNDANFKPWTIISNDSGLKGVVDLTQLVSINENSSNPPHLQVNWDASVDSDLPAVLISEQGFLTSNEHAFYKFQHYKLGQGSDTLNVTALDTNPNALVEMGEKADGSDLDTLNLFRIGDLFNPVVAATYNGTTGLLQMGANQMHVTGVEKIIGTSLADTITGDSGNNIIDGGAGNDTLAGGAGSDTFVYTPLASGNDTISDFNLIEDALQLTGVTIQSINYFGPNTIINLSNSGVVTLLGTVATQEDLIG, encoded by the coding sequence ATGACGATTATAACGGGCACTAATGGTGCTGATGTTATTGAGGGTGGCGCAGCAAATGACTTACTGCTAGGTGGTAATGGTAATGATACACTAAACGGCGGTTCCGGGAGTGATCTGCTCGACGGTGGTAATGGCAATGATCTGCTTGATGGAGGAAGTGGTTCGGATATTTTATCCGGGGGGAACGGCAACGATACTCTCCTCGGTGGTGCCGGGAATGATTTGCTCGATGGGGGCAATGGCAACGACACGTTAAATGGCGGAGACGGCACTGACATTCTTAACGGCGGCAACGGCAATGACATACTGGATGGTGGTGCCGGCTCTGATCTTCTCAGTGGTGGGAACGGTAACGATACCTTTACTTACCACGTTGAAAACAATCTCAATGCACTGGATGTCTACATTGGCGGTAATGGCAATGACACCCTCATTATCGAGGGTACTTCCGATTTTTTTGCGCGGGCGGATGTTCAACAGGCACTGGCCGCATTTCAGGCCGCGTGTGATAACCTGCTGTTTAATTTTGCCACGTACGTGGAGGGTTGGAATTTAATTGTCAACACCATAGAGAATGTCATACTTAAAGTTGTTGCACCCCTGAATGTCGCACCCGTTGCCAATGGGGATCTGGTCAACGCGGTAGAGGACACGCCTCTGGCTATCCCTGTCGCCAATCTGCTGGGCAACGATACCGATGGCAATAACGATGCATTAACGGTTCAGTCTGTTGGCAATGCTGCCCATGGTACTGTGATGCTTAACGATGGCGTCATTACTTACACGCCCAACAGCAATTACAATGGCTCTGACAGTTTCACTTACACCATCAGCGATGGACGGGGTGGCATCAGTCAGGCCACCGTCACTGTCACTGTTGCTGCCGTGAATGATGCGCCCACAGGTGAAGTTGTCATTGCTGGCGACGCCATTGAAAATCAAACGCTCACAGCCGACGCCACTGCCATCGATGACATCGACGGGCTTGGTGCTGTCACTTACCAGTGGAAGGCGGATGGCGAAACAATTGATGGCGCTACCGGTAGTACCTATACACTCACTGACGCAGACGTTGGTAAAGTGATAACAGTCGCTGTAAGTTATACTGACGGCGGCGGAACCCAGGAAACCGTGGTTTCAGCAGCGACTGATCCCGTGCTCTCAGACAATGTCGCGCCAGTCGCCATCGATGATGTGATTGATGGCAATGAAGACACCCCGTTGGTGCTTGCCGCGGGTGTATTACTGGCCAATGACACCGACGCTAATAATGACGCCCTGACCATCCAGTCAGTTGGCAATGCCACGAATGGTACAGTCACTCTGGATAACAATGGCAACATCGTGTTTACACCGGCAGCCAATTACAATGGCCCTGCCAGTTTTACTTACGTTGTAGCGGATGGTGATGGCGCAACCAGTGAAGCAGTGGTTCACATCAATGTAGCTGCTGTCAATGATGCACCCACAGGCGATGTGACCATTCAAGGCACCCCGCAGGAGGGGCAAGTTCTTACCGCCAATGCCAATCTGACGGATGTGGAAGGCCTTGGTGCCTTTAACTACCAGTGGTTTGCCAATGGTAACGTCATTTCGGGGGCCAATGGCAGTACTTACACGTTAACCGAGGGGGATATCGGTAAAACGATCACCGCGACAGTCAGTTACACAGATGGAGCAGGCACTCAGGAAACCGTGCAATCGCAAGCGACCGGTCCTGTGGCTTCTCTTTTTGATGTGGATACCGATACCGCCACCGCTGTGAGACTGGAGAATGATCAGGTTTTTGTTAATGATGTTCTTCAAACCGGGGTTGACAGTATTCGCACCAGCGATTTTGACGATGTTCTGGTGGTTAAAGACGTCATCAATGGCCTGGTCGTCAATTTGGCTGGCGAAGTAAATGCCGACGCCATCGATTTACGTGGCATTACAGGTGTAACCTATACTGCCAGTACCGATGTGATCAGCAAAGACACCGACAGCATGACGGTTCATGATGTGGAGAATTTCCTCATTGGCGACCGCGGCAATAGCTTCGTGATTGACCAGGGCGGCAACTACACGTTCCTGTTTGATCAATCCATTCCAAGCTCGATTACCGGAACCAATCCTCAACCGTCGACAACTATCCAGATGATTGAAGGCACCGGCGCCACCAATGTGGGTTTGTTTGTCTACAACTCCGCAGGGCTTCCGGCGACAGCCAATGATATCCAGAAAATTAATCTGCAGATGCAGTTTAATAATGCTGGACCCAACATTGATAACGTCGCGACACTGGATTTCCAAAACGGTGCTTATGCGTTCAATGCTACAGCCATTGAGTATGGGTTAATTGCGGCCTTGATTGCGCTTGCTGCAATTGCCGCCTTGCAAAACTTGGGCATTCCTCAATCCACCTTCTCGCAACAATCCTTTGGTGATGTTAAATTGTCATTAACCAGCAGCGGTCTTGATACCACACAGGACTCTGTCACCGCCAAACTGACAGGCCTGCGTGAAGTGGTTGTCCCGGTAGGCAATGACGCAAATTTTAAACCCTGGACAATCATCTCCAATGACAGCGGTTTGAAAGGCGTGGTCGACTTGACCCAGTTAGTCAGTATCAATGAAAACAGCAGCAATCCTCCCCACTTACAAGTGAATTGGGATGCGTCTGTGGACAGTGATCTGCCTGCTGTGCTGATTAGCGAACAAGGCTTCCTCACGTCCAACGAGCATGCCTTTTATAAATTTCAACACTACAAGTTGGGTCAAGGAAGCGATACCTTGAACGTGACTGCATTGGATACCAATCCCAATGCCCTCGTTGAAATGGGTGAAAAAGCGGATGGCAGCGATCTGGATACGCTGAATCTGTTCAGGATTGGCGATCTGTTTAACCCGGTTGTCGCCGCCACTTATAACGGCACGACAGGCTTGTTGCAGATGGGCGCCAATCAAATGCATGTGACAGGTGTCGAAAAAATTATTGGGACCTCGCTGGCTGATACTATCACAGGCGATAGCGGCAATAACATTATCGATGGCGGCGCAGGCAATGATACTCTGGCTGGCGGTGCAGGCAGCGATACGTTTGTTTATACCCCACTAGCCTCCGGCAATGACACCATCAGTGATTTCAATCTGATTGAGGATGCATTACAACTCACTGGGGTGACCATTCAGAGTATTAATTACTTCGGTCCCAACACCATCATTAATTTAAGCAATAGTGGCGTTGTTACGCTGCTTGGGACTGTCGCCACCCAGGAGGACTTGATAGGATAA
- a CDS encoding SDR family oxidoreductase translates to MSSLKNKIILITGASSGIGEACARLFASQGAQLILTARRVDRLKALAAQLQSKYGHAHYVQGLDVSDSLAVKTFVESLPMPWQGIDVLLNNAGLALGSDPVQEGLIDNWETMIDTNVKGLLYMTRHVLPGMLKRQQGHIVNIGSIAGQEIYPNGNVYCASKHAVRALSKSIRLDLIGSPIRVSEIAPGAVETEFSLVRWQDAERAKTFYQDFTPLAAKDIADAVFYCISAPPHVNIAEITILPTDQRSANHIHRRK, encoded by the coding sequence ATGTCGAGTCTGAAAAACAAAATTATTCTGATTACGGGTGCCTCCAGCGGCATTGGCGAAGCCTGCGCCCGGCTGTTTGCCTCACAAGGGGCACAATTGATTCTGACAGCCCGCCGAGTAGACAGGCTTAAAGCCCTGGCAGCGCAATTACAAAGCAAGTATGGCCATGCGCATTATGTTCAGGGTCTGGATGTCAGCGATTCCCTCGCTGTCAAAACCTTTGTGGAATCCTTGCCCATGCCCTGGCAAGGCATTGATGTATTACTCAATAATGCAGGACTTGCCTTAGGCAGCGATCCGGTTCAGGAAGGCCTCATTGACAATTGGGAAACCATGATTGATACCAATGTCAAAGGGCTTCTTTACATGACTCGTCATGTTCTGCCCGGGATGTTGAAACGGCAGCAAGGGCATATTGTGAATATTGGCTCCATTGCAGGCCAGGAGATCTATCCCAACGGCAATGTGTATTGTGCAAGCAAACATGCGGTCAGAGCCCTGTCCAAATCCATACGCCTTGACTTGATTGGAAGCCCCATTCGAGTCAGTGAAATTGCGCCCGGTGCGGTTGAAACGGAATTCAGTCTTGTACGCTGGCAAGATGCCGAACGAGCGAAAACCTTTTATCAGGACTTTACCCCGCTTGCTGCGAAAGACATTGCGGATGCCGTTTTTTATTGTATTTCCGCGCCGCCACACGTCAACATTGCCGAAATCACCATCCTGCCCACCGACCAGCGATCAGCCAACCACATTCATCGCAGGAAATAA
- a CDS encoding mechanosensitive ion channel domain-containing protein gives MVRTGFSSWKNRFYALISVVCFAVSAPLLAKPEGNSGQLIEYLAQEKNNLTLVLNESRLPSNPSNETEYKQLIEQNDALIALNKAKIASYENFLVNQTKLQDDFTQRLKQLQQFPGAELSPMDAQQKIEKINTLNDINKKTISLLNDNIELAKRYQQLLLSRQQALFLWKSKEQLRAKLDALHARETRLNDNLLRLYDKSIDLQQQIKSEGEFRNNYALEARLLLNNQLINLTQYKMAELHLQRKLAKAEFLLKKNPDIRTLQSVAETYKTTMTQLSDMEQSLRKMRTMVKNEQSHVGEKALQKSFTALTGIINDRIASIGIQEQTLQEDLDNHQEELKKQLSVRQSLSEYRLDSWPDILSQISKIPSQVYGYLKILTLKIRDNYQWLDTLPMVLLWMALIFITVTTTVLYRLLKQRSRDKERSRLTGHLYEGTLTLFNRNLPLLGVTGAFLCLFYFNHIPFANYQMLMQLSLVGLAFSTLIQIARLVLLERVTDSSGTDVRLYHRLKWLLLAGGWTTALMVISYLLPLTTLLQDIFNRLFMLFLVAVSILSWKNRHIITHLLHPVLKSKKRYFRHAVMLLVILIPLTLLAIAVIGMVGYINLAWTLSRYQMQLLLLLSAYVLMRGLLFDAMELLSEWMISTMTNGWLWIEVWLKPLDKVLRVGLLAASIYVVFQLFGWHSDSLVMVKLVQFGHYPLINMAGIHITAFSILNFLILLSVFMWAAKWTREFSYRWLYRDARDPGIRNSLSVFTQYAVILIGGFVTLRALGFDFSGMSMVIGGLAVGMGFGLRDFASNVVGGLMLLIERPVREGDLITLGNYEGRVAHIGIRSMRVSSWDNMEVLIPNAETFNKPFTNWTHQDGIVRTVTPIKVSRADDPVMIQQLILDVLAIIPEIVADPPAQAFLKQIDEALIEFEVRYFINVQLHTRFEIRSKVLFAIAAQFKAAGIKPPIPPISVEIKEGEHEALFIK, from the coding sequence ATGGTCAGAACCGGTTTTTCCTCCTGGAAAAACCGGTTTTACGCGTTAATCAGTGTGGTGTGCTTCGCTGTAAGCGCCCCTCTTTTAGCCAAACCTGAGGGGAATAGCGGGCAATTAATCGAGTACCTGGCTCAGGAAAAAAATAACCTCACCCTGGTCTTGAATGAGTCCCGGCTGCCTTCCAACCCATCCAATGAAACCGAATACAAACAATTAATCGAGCAGAATGATGCGCTCATCGCATTGAATAAAGCCAAAATAGCGAGCTATGAGAATTTCCTCGTCAATCAGACGAAACTGCAGGACGATTTTACTCAGCGCCTAAAGCAGTTGCAGCAATTTCCCGGGGCCGAACTGAGCCCCATGGACGCTCAGCAAAAAATAGAAAAAATCAACACATTAAACGACATCAATAAAAAAACCATCAGCCTGCTCAATGACAACATCGAGTTGGCCAAGCGCTATCAGCAACTGTTGTTAAGCCGCCAGCAGGCGCTTTTCCTGTGGAAATCAAAAGAGCAGTTGCGTGCCAAGCTGGATGCGCTTCATGCCAGGGAAACACGTTTAAATGACAACCTGCTCAGACTGTATGACAAGAGCATTGATCTGCAGCAGCAGATTAAAAGTGAAGGGGAATTCCGTAATAACTATGCCCTGGAAGCCCGCCTCTTGTTAAATAACCAGCTGATCAATTTGACTCAGTATAAAATGGCGGAGCTCCATCTGCAGCGGAAATTGGCCAAGGCGGAATTTCTGCTTAAAAAAAATCCCGATATCCGCACGCTACAGTCTGTGGCCGAAACCTATAAAACGACCATGACCCAGCTTTCGGATATGGAGCAATCGCTGCGAAAAATGCGCACCATGGTAAAAAATGAACAAAGCCATGTTGGTGAAAAGGCCCTTCAAAAAAGTTTTACTGCCTTAACTGGCATCATCAATGATCGCATCGCCAGCATTGGTATTCAGGAACAAACGCTGCAGGAGGACCTGGACAATCATCAAGAGGAATTAAAAAAGCAATTGTCGGTGAGGCAAAGCTTATCCGAATACCGTCTTGACAGCTGGCCAGACATTTTAAGCCAAATCAGTAAGATTCCCAGTCAGGTCTATGGTTACTTGAAGATCCTTACCCTCAAAATCAGGGATAATTACCAGTGGCTGGATACTTTACCGATGGTGTTGCTGTGGATGGCTTTAATTTTTATTACCGTCACCACCACTGTGCTGTACCGCTTGTTGAAGCAACGCAGCCGCGACAAGGAACGGTCACGATTAACGGGGCATTTGTATGAAGGCACCTTGACACTGTTTAATCGCAACCTGCCTTTGTTAGGGGTTACCGGCGCTTTCCTTTGCCTGTTTTATTTCAACCACATTCCCTTTGCAAACTACCAAATGCTGATGCAATTAAGTTTAGTCGGACTTGCATTCAGCACCTTGATTCAGATTGCAAGGCTTGTGTTGTTAGAGCGGGTAACTGACTCCTCGGGAACAGATGTGCGGCTTTATCACCGCTTAAAGTGGCTGCTCTTGGCCGGCGGGTGGACAACGGCCCTCATGGTGATTAGTTATCTGCTGCCTTTGACGACGCTGTTGCAGGATATTTTCAATCGACTGTTCATGCTGTTTTTAGTGGCGGTTTCTATTCTGTCCTGGAAAAACCGTCATATCATTACTCATTTGCTTCATCCTGTTCTGAAAAGCAAGAAACGCTATTTCCGGCACGCGGTGATGCTGCTTGTCATTCTTATTCCCCTGACTCTGCTGGCTATCGCTGTGATCGGGATGGTGGGTTACATCAATCTCGCCTGGACTTTGAGTCGCTACCAGATGCAGTTGCTGCTGTTGTTGTCGGCTTATGTCCTGATGCGCGGATTATTGTTTGATGCCATGGAGCTGTTGTCGGAATGGATGATTTCCACCATGACCAATGGCTGGCTTTGGATTGAAGTCTGGCTTAAGCCGCTGGATAAAGTATTGCGCGTTGGATTGCTGGCTGCTTCAATCTATGTCGTGTTTCAACTGTTTGGCTGGCATTCGGATTCGCTGGTAATGGTTAAACTGGTTCAATTTGGCCATTACCCCTTGATCAACATGGCCGGGATACACATCACCGCATTCAGCATCCTGAATTTTTTAATCCTGCTTTCGGTATTCATGTGGGCTGCGAAATGGACTCGTGAATTCAGTTACCGCTGGCTGTATCGCGATGCCCGTGATCCCGGTATCCGTAACAGCCTGTCGGTATTTACTCAATACGCTGTCATTCTCATCGGCGGGTTTGTCACCTTGCGGGCGTTGGGCTTTGATTTTAGCGGCATGTCCATGGTCATCGGCGGTCTCGCGGTAGGGATGGGGTTTGGCTTGCGTGATTTTGCCAGTAATGTGGTGGGAGGGTTAATGCTGTTGATTGAACGCCCAGTGCGTGAAGGCGATCTCATTACCCTGGGCAATTATGAAGGCCGGGTGGCTCACATCGGCATACGCTCCATGCGGGTGTCCTCCTGGGACAACATGGAAGTGTTGATTCCCAATGCCGAAACGTTCAATAAACCCTTCACCAATTGGACACACCAGGACGGCATTGTGCGCACCGTTACTCCCATCAAGGTCAGTCGTGCGGATGATCCGGTCATGATTCAGCAATTGATACTGGATGTGTTGGCCATTATTCCGGAAATTGTCGCCGATCCGCCAGCCCAGGCTTTCCTGAAACAAATTGATGAGGCTTTAATCGAATTTGAAGTGCGTTATTTTATTAATGTGCAGCTGCATACCCGTTTTGAAATTCGTTCCAAAGTCCTGTTTGCCATTGCCGCGCAATTCAAGGCTGCCGGCATTAAACCGCCGATTCCGCCGATCAGCGTGGAGATTAAAGAAGGTGAGCATGAGGCCTTATTCATTAAATAG
- a CDS encoding HlyD family type I secretion periplasmic adaptor subunit, producing the protein MDARLLPQTPEKPVISNVIKAGISILLFFIGGFLLWSLLFHLDAAAVAQGKLVVEYERKTIQHMEGGIIKTIYINEGSVVKANTPLIQLDDTQAKATLDLLQGQLYENLAAEARIFAELNNEKQVHYPAQLQQLTHDPKVKKILEGQDKLFIARNKSYEGQSKILNERIEEYKKEISSLDAQVIANNEQLKLIEEEIKAVQYLEERKLIDKPRLLALKREAARLTGDRGEHLGLIAKAHQGIGEIQSQLFTMIETRRKDLLEELREVQQKLADLTEKCKAAEDVLKRTLITAPQSGTVIGLKKHTTGGVITPGQDILDIIPSGDQLIVEAQIEPLDINSVKPGLTAKVRLVAFKQRNTPLVEGIVTQVSPDVFEDQATKKQFYKARIVLNKEELNKLKHVSLYPGMPVQVMIIIEKRTAFNYFITPLHDSFERAFHEE; encoded by the coding sequence ATGGACGCCAGGCTATTACCTCAAACACCGGAAAAACCTGTCATAAGTAACGTGATTAAAGCAGGGATTTCGATTCTTTTGTTTTTTATTGGCGGGTTTCTTTTATGGTCTTTACTGTTCCATCTTGATGCCGCTGCCGTAGCGCAGGGCAAGCTGGTGGTAGAATATGAACGCAAAACGATCCAGCATATGGAAGGCGGTATCATTAAAACCATTTACATCAATGAAGGCTCGGTAGTTAAAGCCAACACGCCCCTCATTCAATTGGACGATACACAGGCTAAAGCCACACTGGATTTATTGCAGGGGCAACTCTATGAAAATTTAGCCGCGGAGGCGCGCATTTTTGCCGAGCTCAATAATGAAAAGCAAGTCCATTATCCCGCGCAATTACAGCAGTTGACTCACGATCCTAAAGTAAAAAAAATCCTTGAAGGTCAAGACAAATTATTTATCGCCCGTAACAAAAGTTATGAAGGACAGAGCAAAATTTTAAATGAGCGCATTGAGGAATACAAAAAGGAAATCAGCAGCCTTGATGCTCAGGTGATTGCCAATAACGAACAGCTCAAATTGATTGAGGAGGAAATCAAGGCCGTACAATACCTGGAGGAGCGGAAGTTAATTGATAAACCGCGGTTGCTGGCGCTTAAACGGGAAGCCGCACGCCTAACCGGTGATCGCGGAGAACACCTGGGTTTAATTGCCAAAGCCCATCAGGGCATAGGCGAAATTCAGTCACAGCTGTTTACCATGATTGAAACCCGGCGCAAGGATTTACTGGAAGAACTTCGCGAAGTGCAACAAAAACTCGCCGACCTGACAGAAAAATGCAAGGCCGCTGAGGATGTCCTTAAACGTACATTGATTACCGCACCGCAATCAGGCACAGTCATTGGCCTTAAAAAACACACAACGGGCGGTGTCATTACCCCGGGACAAGACATCCTCGACATTATTCCGTCGGGAGATCAACTCATTGTTGAAGCTCAGATTGAACCACTGGACATTAATTCAGTCAAACCGGGCTTGACGGCTAAAGTCAGGCTTGTCGCTTTTAAACAGAGGAACACCCCTCTGGTTGAGGGTATCGTGACCCAGGTTTCCCCCGATGTGTTTGAAGATCAGGCAACTAAAAAACAGTTTTACAAAGCCCGAATCGTCCTTAACAAAGAGGAACTTAACAAACTGAAACACGTTTCTCTCTACCCTGGCATGCCGGTTCAAGTGATGATTATTATCGAAAAACGGACCGCATTTAATTATTTCATTACCCCGCTGCACGACAGTTTTGAGCGTGCCTTCCACGAAGAATGA
- a CDS encoding type I secretion system permease/ATPase, whose translation MGPKEKHPLNQTFEASKSAFVYVGLFSLVINILMLTTPLYMMQVFDRVLASYSYDTLIYLTLIAVLALLILSLLDAVRTYIIIHVSVWFERKLSPPALALSPDQILLGNTYPEHALRDIATVKQFIGGSAVFTFFDSPWVPVYLIVIFMLDPVLGWISTIGAIVLFLCALLNELCTRKLLRDASEMAISTQQEMAASLRNAEAIQAMGMLPALISAWHKNNETILDFQIKSSKISGNILALSKFIRASLQIFILGVGAYLVLTNRITSGMMIAGSILMSRALAPVEQAISAWKQYQSAKHAIDRLKPHLAFKSHRLSGIQLPAPKGNLSVENLYYMPPALQKFVINGINLHIKPGEMAALIGPSAAGKSTLARLIAGVLKPNNGSVRLDTADVYQWERTDFGRYVGYLPQDIELFNGSVKENIARMGTINDAAVIKAAKQAGCHELILRLPQGYDTVIHRNSFGLSGGQRQRIALARALYGDPQLVILDEPNSNLDSDGELALLNALQELKRRQATVILIAHRPHVIHFVDTLIVLNEGKIQFSGPRDQILNKLKELAAAQADTQSQSKGN comes from the coding sequence ATGGGCCCAAAAGAAAAACATCCATTGAACCAGACCTTTGAGGCCAGCAAAAGCGCATTCGTTTATGTGGGTCTCTTCAGTCTTGTGATCAATATCCTCATGCTCACCACCCCTCTCTACATGATGCAGGTTTTTGACCGGGTACTCGCAAGCTACAGTTACGATACCCTAATCTATCTAACCTTGATTGCGGTATTGGCTCTTCTGATTTTAAGCCTGCTGGACGCCGTCAGAACCTACATTATTATCCATGTCAGTGTCTGGTTTGAAAGGAAGTTGTCACCCCCCGCCTTAGCGCTAAGTCCTGACCAAATTCTTCTCGGCAATACCTACCCCGAACATGCCCTGCGTGATATCGCCACAGTCAAGCAGTTTATTGGTGGCTCAGCCGTTTTTACCTTTTTTGATTCGCCCTGGGTTCCCGTCTACCTTATTGTTATCTTTATGCTCGATCCTGTTCTGGGCTGGATCTCCACGATCGGGGCTATTGTTCTTTTTTTGTGTGCGCTGCTCAATGAATTGTGCACCCGCAAACTGTTGCGCGATGCCAGTGAGATGGCCATCAGCACACAACAGGAAATGGCAGCCAGTTTACGCAATGCCGAAGCCATTCAGGCCATGGGCATGCTGCCTGCCTTAATCAGCGCATGGCACAAGAACAATGAAACAATTCTCGATTTTCAGATTAAGTCCAGCAAAATTTCCGGCAATATTCTTGCATTGAGCAAATTTATACGCGCTTCCCTGCAAATTTTTATTTTGGGGGTCGGCGCTTACCTGGTTTTGACCAATCGCATCACCTCCGGAATGATGATTGCCGGCTCCATTTTAATGTCGCGCGCCTTAGCGCCTGTCGAGCAGGCCATTAGCGCCTGGAAACAGTACCAGAGTGCCAAGCATGCCATTGACAGGCTTAAACCGCATCTGGCTTTTAAGTCACACCGTCTAAGCGGCATTCAATTACCTGCACCAAAAGGCAATTTGTCAGTGGAAAATCTCTACTACATGCCTCCTGCCCTTCAGAAATTTGTGATCAACGGCATCAATCTCCACATTAAACCCGGGGAAATGGCGGCTCTCATTGGCCCCTCAGCTGCAGGAAAATCAACGCTTGCCCGTCTGATTGCCGGGGTTTTAAAGCCCAATAACGGCAGTGTAAGACTGGATACCGCCGACGTGTATCAATGGGAAAGAACCGACTTCGGCCGCTACGTGGGTTACCTGCCGCAGGACATTGAATTATTTAATGGTAGCGTGAAAGAAAATATCGCCCGCATGGGAACAATCAATGATGCCGCAGTCATTAAAGCGGCAAAACAGGCGGGCTGCCATGAGCTCATTCTCAGACTGCCTCAAGGTTATGATACGGTGATTCACCGCAACAGCTTTGGTTTATCTGGAGGTCAACGTCAACGCATTGCCTTAGCCAGGGCATTGTATGGGGATCCGCAGCTTGTGATTCTTGATGAGCCCAATTCCAATTTGGACAGCGACGGCGAGCTGGCGCTTCTTAATGCCCTGCAGGAATTGAAACGTCGTCAGGCCACCGTGATCCTCATCGCCCATCGTCCCCACGTCATTCATTTTGTTGATACCCTTATTGTCCTTAATGAAGGCAAAATTCAGTTCTCAGGTCCTCGCGATCAAATACTGAATAAGCTTAAAGAATTAGCCGCCGCTCAGGCTGACACACAATCTCAGTCCAAGGGGAATTAA